A stretch of the Marivirga tractuosa DSM 4126 genome encodes the following:
- a CDS encoding aldehyde dehydrogenase family protein, with protein MKEASAIVNSPLEKQSAVFQAQKSFFNNQETKSYDFRKAQLLRLKEMIKANEQDIMSALAKDFGKPNFETYVTEIGFLYDEINYTLKHLKSWMKPKKVGTGLVHFPSKSKIIYEPKGVTLIIGPWNYPFQLLLAPVVASIAAGNTCIIKPPEETPHISNLVAKLFPQYFNEEFLAVIMGEGKVVVPELMQNHRFDHVFFTGSVPVGRIIAKMAAEQLVPATLELGGKSPAIIDEKTNLTVAARRITFGKLINAGQTCVAPDYLLINEKIKDAFVDELRATIMEFYGISPTESKDLAQIVNQKRYDKLKTYLKEGKIVFGGAFDDEKRKIEPTIIEGITEKDSLFQEEVFGPILPVFTYKTNEEALEFIQKNPDPLAFYIFTSNKKTENYFLDRVRFGGGSVNNTIVHLANPELPFGGVGNSGNGSYHGRAGFLAFSNEKSILKSGTWFDLRKKYPPFDQNSMKMIRFLMK; from the coding sequence ATGAAAGAAGCCTCTGCAATAGTAAACAGTCCGCTGGAAAAGCAATCAGCTGTATTTCAAGCACAAAAATCATTTTTCAATAATCAAGAAACCAAAAGTTACGACTTTAGGAAAGCGCAATTATTGCGATTGAAGGAAATGATAAAAGCTAATGAGCAGGACATCATGTCGGCATTGGCTAAAGATTTTGGCAAGCCAAACTTTGAGACTTACGTGACGGAAATCGGCTTTTTGTATGATGAAATCAATTACACTTTAAAGCATCTGAAGTCTTGGATGAAGCCTAAAAAGGTGGGTACTGGACTAGTTCATTTTCCTTCAAAAAGCAAGATTATTTATGAACCCAAAGGGGTGACCTTAATTATAGGGCCCTGGAATTATCCTTTTCAATTATTATTAGCCCCAGTAGTTGCTTCCATCGCAGCAGGGAATACCTGCATTATTAAACCGCCTGAAGAAACGCCTCATATCTCAAATTTAGTTGCGAAATTATTCCCTCAATATTTCAATGAAGAGTTTTTAGCAGTAATCATGGGGGAGGGAAAAGTTGTGGTGCCAGAGCTTATGCAAAACCACCGTTTTGACCATGTTTTCTTTACAGGCAGTGTTCCAGTAGGAAGAATTATTGCGAAAATGGCAGCAGAACAATTAGTTCCGGCCACTCTGGAATTGGGAGGTAAGTCACCGGCCATTATAGATGAAAAAACCAATTTAACGGTAGCGGCCAGAAGAATAACTTTTGGTAAATTAATTAATGCAGGCCAGACCTGTGTAGCGCCTGACTACTTATTAATAAATGAAAAAATAAAGGATGCGTTCGTAGATGAGTTGCGGGCTACTATTATGGAGTTTTATGGCATCTCACCAACAGAAAGTAAGGATTTAGCTCAAATCGTCAATCAAAAAAGGTATGATAAATTAAAGACTTACTTGAAAGAAGGGAAAATTGTTTTTGGAGGGGCTTTTGATGATGAAAAAAGGAAAATAGAACCGACTATTATTGAAGGAATTACAGAGAAGGATTCCTTATTTCAGGAAGAGGTTTTCGGGCCGATTTTACCTGTTTTTACTTATAAAACGAATGAGGAAGCATTGGAGTTTATTCAAAAAAATCCTGATCCACTGGCTTTTTATATTTTCACTTCTAATAAAAAAACAGAGAATTATTTCTTGGATAGGGTCAGGTTTGGCGGTGGTTCCGTGAACAATACCATTGTTCATTTAGCAAATCCTGAATTGCCTTTTGGTGGGGTAGGCAATAGTGGAAATGGTAGTTATCATGGAAGGGCAGGCTTTCTGGCGTTTTCTAATGAAAAGTCCATTTTGAAATCGGGCACCTGGTTTGATTTAAGGAAAAAATATCCGCCTTTCGATCAAAATAGTATGAAGATGATTCGGTTTTTGATGAAGTAG
- a CDS encoding 3D domain-containing protein — protein sequence MMNNFPKVVIILSISILAACSTEKQSKQQKQVIQYDTIKVTATAYNSIEAQTKKGNPALAAWGDTLEPGMKAIAISRDFLKEDLLEHNSVVKIEGLDSTYTVLDKMNKRWTRKIDIYMGLDEEAARNWGKQEVELYIPVDTVEME from the coding sequence ATGATGAATAATTTTCCGAAAGTAGTTATAATATTAAGTATATCAATTTTAGCTGCATGCAGCACTGAAAAGCAATCCAAACAGCAAAAACAGGTGATTCAGTATGACACGATAAAAGTAACTGCCACGGCTTACAATTCTATTGAGGCACAAACTAAGAAGGGAAACCCAGCGCTAGCAGCTTGGGGAGATACCTTGGAACCAGGCATGAAAGCCATTGCGATTTCCAGAGATTTCCTGAAAGAAGATTTATTAGAGCATAATTCAGTGGTTAAGATCGAAGGCCTAGACAGCACTTATACTGTTTTAGACAAGATGAATAAAAGATGGACCCGCAAAATTGATATTTATATGGGACTTGATGAGGAAGCTGCAAGAAATTGGGGTAAGCAAGAAGTTGAGCTCTATATTCCTGTTGATACTGTGGAAATGGAATAG
- a CDS encoding DUF4260 domain-containing protein: MKNLIRLEEAAMFALSILLFANLPFAWWWFPVLILAPDLGMIGYAFNDKIGAYSYNIFHHKGIAILIYALGWVLSNDYLLFSGILLFGHASLDRIFGYGLKYEKGFKFTHLGEIGK, translated from the coding sequence ATGAAAAACTTGATCCGTTTGGAGGAGGCAGCAATGTTTGCTTTATCCATTTTACTTTTCGCTAATCTACCATTCGCATGGTGGTGGTTTCCTGTCTTAATTCTAGCTCCAGATCTCGGAATGATTGGATACGCTTTTAATGATAAAATAGGGGCTTATTCCTATAATATTTTTCACCATAAAGGAATTGCCATTTTAATTTACGCCCTAGGCTGGGTGTTAAGCAATGATTATTTATTGTTTTCTGGAATTCTATTGTTCGGTCATGCCAGTTTGGATAGAATATTTGGCTACGGTTTAAAATACGAGAAAGGCTTTAAGTTTACGCATTTGGGGGAGATTGGCAAATGA
- a CDS encoding RidA family protein yields the protein MSKQIIQTKEAPAPIGPYNQAILAGGTLYVSGQIALDAQSGELINENITEETHQVMKNLEAILSEAGMGFSDVVKCSIFVKDMGNFATINEAYGMYFKENPPARETVEVARLPKDVNVEISCIAIK from the coding sequence ATGAGTAAACAAATCATTCAAACAAAAGAAGCACCAGCTCCCATCGGGCCGTATAATCAGGCGATTTTAGCGGGTGGAACGCTATACGTTTCAGGGCAAATAGCTTTGGATGCACAAAGCGGGGAATTGATTAATGAGAATATTACAGAAGAGACACATCAAGTGATGAAAAACCTAGAAGCAATCCTTTCAGAAGCAGGAATGGGTTTTTCGGATGTGGTAAAGTGCAGTATTTTCGTAAAGGACATGGGTAATTTTGCTACAATAAATGAAGCTTACGGCATGTATTTTAAAGAAAACCCACCAGCAAGAGAAACGGTTGAAGTAGCACGTTTACCCAAAGACGTGAATGTGGAAATCAGCTGCATAGCCATAAAGTAA
- a CDS encoding 3-hydroxyacyl-CoA dehydrogenase family protein, whose protein sequence is MNILVVGDPKNQEEITAKFGEKHQIISFDDLTEITKEAFFEADVVFDFFVAEEPEALDFYEQRPDLTIFTNMAMSCFGNLTLFQEKTQNTVFGFNGLPSFINRSVLECTLQDEKEKEKLNLLCGKLGTDFEIVEDRVGMVTPRIICMIINEAYYTVQEGTAERKDIDLGMKLGTNYPFGPFEWCDKIGVEKVYELLEAVYDDTKEERYKICPILKKEYLAAIH, encoded by the coding sequence ATGAACATACTTGTTGTTGGAGACCCGAAAAACCAAGAGGAAATCACAGCAAAATTTGGAGAAAAACACCAAATCATTTCTTTTGACGATTTAACAGAGATCACTAAGGAAGCTTTTTTTGAAGCAGATGTAGTTTTTGATTTCTTCGTAGCAGAAGAACCCGAAGCACTGGATTTTTATGAGCAACGTCCTGATTTGACCATCTTCACTAATATGGCGATGAGTTGTTTTGGAAATTTGACCTTATTCCAAGAGAAAACCCAAAACACAGTATTTGGATTCAATGGCCTTCCTTCCTTTATTAATAGAAGCGTCTTGGAATGCACACTTCAAGACGAGAAGGAAAAAGAGAAATTAAATCTGCTCTGTGGGAAATTAGGAACCGATTTTGAAATAGTTGAAGACCGAGTTGGAATGGTAACGCCTAGGATTATTTGTATGATTATTAATGAGGCTTATTATACCGTGCAGGAAGGTACAGCAGAAAGAAAAGACATTGATTTAGGTATGAAGCTAGGTACCAACTATCCATTTGGGCCATTCGAATGGTGTGATAAAATTGGTGTTGAAAAAGTTTATGAACTTTTGGAAGCCGTTTACGATGATACTAAAGAAGAACGCTATAAAATCTGTCCAATCTTAAAGAAAGAATATTTAGCTGCAATTCATTAA
- a CDS encoding Glu/Leu/Phe/Val family dehydrogenase, producing MAHNEEYSLFEDVCSFVDDAAQHMELHPGLLDQIKQCNSIYKFHFPIRMEDGSYQVVKGYRVQHSHHKLPTKGGIRFSEMVNEQEVMGLSALMTYKCAMVNIPFGGAKGGVNIDPLKHNTRQLEKITRRYTSELIKKKFIGPAIDVPAPDYGTGAREMAWIVDTYEAFNPEAINAKACVTGKPLSQHGIEGRTEATGMGVYIGIREAVSVEEDMKELGLTTGLKDKKIIIQGLGNVGFYSAKYLTEAGAKVIGVAEWNGGIWNEDGIDIEDLKKYQVENKTFKGYGKGKFVENSIDLLENTCDVLVPAALENQITSENAPRIQAKIIGEAANGPITKEAEKILLEKGIMVIPDMYLNAGGVTVSYFEWLKNLSRVSFGKLEKRYDMEKYKFLVDSIENATGDAFNQEQRDAIIKGASERDLVISGLEETMVTAYHDMNQKRKDKKIKSLRTAAFILAIDRIAVSYTDMGIFP from the coding sequence ATGGCACACAATGAAGAGTATAGCCTGTTTGAAGATGTTTGTAGTTTCGTAGATGATGCTGCACAGCACATGGAATTACATCCTGGTTTATTAGACCAAATCAAACAATGCAACAGTATTTATAAATTTCATTTCCCTATTCGCATGGAAGATGGTTCTTATCAGGTAGTGAAAGGCTACAGAGTCCAACACTCTCATCACAAGCTTCCAACCAAGGGCGGTATCCGATTCAGTGAAATGGTAAATGAGCAGGAAGTAATGGGATTATCTGCTCTAATGACTTATAAATGTGCAATGGTTAATATTCCTTTCGGTGGTGCCAAAGGCGGTGTAAACATTGACCCCCTAAAGCACAATACTCGTCAGCTAGAAAAAATTACCAGAAGATATACTTCAGAACTAATCAAAAAGAAATTTATAGGCCCCGCAATTGATGTTCCAGCTCCTGATTATGGAACTGGCGCTAGGGAAATGGCTTGGATCGTGGATACTTATGAAGCTTTTAATCCGGAAGCCATTAATGCTAAGGCTTGTGTAACAGGAAAGCCACTTTCTCAACACGGAATTGAAGGCAGAACTGAAGCAACGGGTATGGGGGTTTATATCGGAATTCGTGAAGCCGTTAGCGTAGAAGAGGACATGAAAGAATTAGGTCTAACCACTGGGCTAAAAGACAAGAAAATCATCATTCAAGGACTCGGTAATGTAGGATTTTACTCTGCAAAATACTTGACAGAAGCGGGCGCCAAGGTAATTGGCGTGGCAGAATGGAATGGCGGTATTTGGAACGAAGATGGTATTGATATTGAAGATTTAAAGAAGTATCAAGTTGAAAACAAAACTTTTAAGGGCTATGGAAAAGGGAAGTTTGTGGAAAACTCAATAGATCTATTAGAAAATACTTGTGATGTATTAGTGCCTGCTGCATTGGAAAATCAAATTACAAGCGAAAATGCTCCGAGAATTCAAGCCAAAATTATTGGAGAGGCTGCCAATGGCCCTATCACGAAGGAAGCAGAAAAAATACTTTTGGAAAAAGGAATCATGGTGATTCCTGATATGTATTTGAATGCTGGTGGTGTTACAGTATCCTATTTTGAATGGCTGAAAAACTTGTCCAGAGTTTCTTTTGGTAAATTAGAGAAGCGTTATGATATGGAAAAATACAAGTTTTTGGTAGATAGCATAGAGAATGCTACCGGTGATGCCTTTAATCAAGAACAAAGAGATGCGATTATTAAAGGAGCAAGTGAGCGTGATTTGGTAATTTCAGGATTGGAAGAAACCATGGTGACTGCTTATCATGACATGAACCAAAAACGAAAAGATAAGAAGATTAAAAGTTTGAGAACAGCCGCTTTCATTTTAGCTATTGATAGAATAGCGGTTAGTTATACTGATATGGGAATTTTCCCTTGA
- a CDS encoding amidohydrolase family protein, producing MRKLILIVLIALIQVPVWAQIKDAPERSEGEGPWPQLIIRGVTLINGNGAPPTGPVDIVVEQNKIVEIKTVGYPGVEIKEDKRPQLKKGGKELDASGMYLMPGFVDMHGHIGGEAQGVPAEYVFKLWMGHGITTIRDPSAGNGLDWVLEHKNKSSKNEITAPRILAYTAFGQGSDKPISSPELAREWVQENAKKGADGIKFFGARPEIMQAALEENKSLGLRSAMHHAQMDVARWNVVNSAKAGLTTMEHWYGLPEALFTDRTVQHYKLDYNYNNEQDRFSEAGKLWEQAAPPYSDKWNEVMNELLELDFTLDPTFNIYEASRDLMRTSRAEWHDDYTLPSLWEFYQPSKVSHGSYWHYWGTEEETSWRKNYDLWMTFVNEYKNRGGRVTTGSDSGFIFQLYGFAYIREMELLREAGFHPLEIMMSATMNGAEALGMEDKIGTVEIGKMADFVIVEENPLENLKVLYGTGAIKLTEDNEVIRAGGVKYTIKDGIIYDAKKLLEDVKKMVKEEKDKTGYEIKQPGME from the coding sequence ATGAGAAAACTAATACTAATAGTACTTATTGCACTGATTCAAGTGCCTGTTTGGGCACAAATCAAAGATGCTCCGGAAAGATCAGAGGGTGAAGGGCCTTGGCCTCAATTGATAATAAGGGGAGTAACCCTAATCAATGGAAATGGTGCACCACCTACGGGTCCAGTAGATATAGTGGTGGAGCAAAATAAAATTGTAGAAATTAAAACAGTAGGTTACCCCGGAGTAGAAATAAAGGAAGATAAAAGGCCTCAATTAAAAAAAGGTGGCAAAGAATTGGATGCTTCTGGCATGTATTTAATGCCTGGATTTGTAGATATGCATGGTCATATTGGCGGAGAAGCTCAAGGAGTTCCAGCTGAGTATGTTTTTAAATTATGGATGGGTCATGGGATTACTACCATTCGAGATCCATCTGCTGGAAATGGATTAGATTGGGTGTTGGAACACAAAAACAAGAGTTCTAAAAATGAAATTACAGCCCCAAGAATTTTAGCTTATACTGCTTTCGGGCAAGGAAGTGATAAGCCAATTAGTTCTCCGGAATTAGCTAGAGAATGGGTGCAAGAAAATGCTAAGAAAGGTGCAGATGGTATCAAGTTCTTTGGTGCGAGACCAGAGATCATGCAAGCAGCATTAGAAGAAAACAAAAGTTTAGGTTTACGTTCTGCCATGCACCATGCGCAAATGGATGTAGCACGTTGGAATGTGGTAAATTCTGCAAAGGCAGGCTTGACCACTATGGAACATTGGTATGGATTGCCAGAAGCATTATTTACAGATAGAACTGTTCAGCATTACAAATTAGACTATAATTACAACAATGAACAGGATCGTTTTTCTGAGGCTGGAAAATTATGGGAACAAGCGGCTCCTCCTTATTCCGACAAATGGAACGAGGTAATGAATGAACTGCTTGAACTTGATTTTACTTTAGATCCTACCTTCAATATTTATGAAGCCAGTCGTGACTTGATGCGCACAAGCCGAGCAGAATGGCATGATGACTATACGCTTCCATCCCTTTGGGAATTCTATCAGCCAAGTAAAGTGTCACATGGTTCTTATTGGCATTATTGGGGAACTGAAGAAGAAACCAGCTGGCGTAAAAATTATGATTTATGGATGACATTTGTAAATGAATACAAAAATAGAGGAGGAAGAGTGACTACGGGTTCTGATTCAGGTTTTATTTTCCAGCTCTATGGCTTTGCCTACATCCGAGAAATGGAATTACTCAGAGAGGCTGGCTTTCACCCATTGGAAATTATGATGTCGGCTACTATGAATGGTGCTGAAGCCTTGGGAATGGAAGACAAAATTGGAACTGTTGAAATAGGGAAAATGGCTGATTTTGTGATTGTGGAGGAAAATCCACTAGAGAATTTGAAGGTCTTGTACGGAACTGGTGCCATCAAATTAACAGAAGATAATGAAGTAATTAGAGCAGGAGGAGTGAAATATACCATTAAAGATGGTATTATTTATGATGCTAAAAAGCTTTTGGAAGATGTTAAAAAGATGGTGAAAGAAGAAAAGGATAAAACGGGCTATGAAATTAAGCAGCCGGGCATGGAATAA
- a CDS encoding glycoside hydrolase family 97 protein, with translation MKRTFTLILSLLPFLMIAQELKSPNENFKLKFTIEEGKPTYQLNLKNKEIIKPSTLGLELVDAEDLLGDFEIISTKNSTFDETWKPVWGETATIRNHYNELVVSLKQRQTERIMTIRFRLFNDGLGFRYEFPQQEKLSYFTVKEEKTQFAMAGDHKAWWIAGDYDTQEYDYTTSKLSEIRGLMDKAITSNVSQTPFSETGVQTALMMKSEDGIYINLHEAALTEYSAMHLELDDENMTFTSHLTPDAIGNKAYMQTPTQTPWRTVIASEKAGDILLSNITLNLNEPVAYEDVSWIKPVKYIGVWWEMITGKSSWAYADLPSVKLGETDYTKVESNGRHAANTDHVKKYIDFAAEHGFDQVLVEGWNEGWEDWFDKSKDYVFDFLTPYPDFDVEELRDYAKSKGVKLMMHHETSGSIRNYERHMDAAYQFMVDNNYNAVKSGYVGDIIPRGEHHYGQWAVNHYLYAVKKAGEYGVMVNAHEAVRPTGLRRTYPNLLANESARGTEYEAFGGNNVDHTTILPFTRQIGGPMDYTPGIFETDISKLNPNNGSRVRTTIARQLALYVTMYSPLQMAADLPEHYNQHLDAFQFIKEVPVDWSETLILEAEPGDFITYARKDKNSENWFVGRTNDEEKRTSNIKFDFLEKGKDYVATVYKDAKDAHWETNPKAYEIIKYKVNSKSKLSVDCVPGGGYAISIMEAEKGELKGLERL, from the coding sequence ATGAAACGGACTTTTACACTAATTTTATCGCTTCTCCCATTTCTTATGATAGCGCAAGAACTAAAATCACCAAATGAAAATTTCAAGTTGAAATTTACTATTGAAGAGGGAAAACCAACTTACCAACTCAATCTTAAGAATAAGGAGATAATTAAACCCAGCACCTTGGGTTTGGAACTAGTGGATGCTGAAGACTTACTGGGAGATTTTGAAATCATAAGCACTAAAAATTCAACCTTTGATGAAACATGGAAACCAGTTTGGGGCGAAACTGCCACTATCAGAAATCATTATAATGAATTAGTAGTCTCTTTAAAGCAAAGGCAAACAGAGCGAATAATGACTATTCGTTTCCGCTTGTTTAATGATGGTTTGGGATTTCGATATGAATTTCCTCAACAAGAAAAGTTAAGCTATTTTACCGTAAAGGAAGAAAAAACACAGTTTGCTATGGCTGGTGATCATAAAGCCTGGTGGATAGCTGGTGATTATGATACTCAAGAATACGATTACACGACTTCAAAGCTATCTGAAATCCGAGGTTTAATGGATAAAGCCATTACATCAAATGTATCGCAAACTCCATTTTCAGAAACGGGCGTTCAAACTGCTTTAATGATGAAGTCAGAAGATGGCATTTATATCAATTTGCATGAGGCAGCATTAACTGAATACTCTGCCATGCACCTTGAGTTAGATGATGAAAATATGACTTTCACTTCTCATTTAACTCCAGATGCTATTGGTAATAAAGCTTATATGCAAACGCCAACGCAAACTCCTTGGAGAACTGTAATTGCATCTGAAAAGGCAGGAGATATTTTGCTTTCAAATATTACTTTAAATTTGAATGAACCAGTAGCTTATGAGGATGTTAGCTGGATTAAACCAGTGAAATACATAGGCGTTTGGTGGGAAATGATTACTGGTAAAAGCTCCTGGGCTTATGCTGATTTGCCTTCAGTAAAATTGGGAGAGACAGATTATACGAAAGTGGAATCTAACGGAAGACATGCAGCGAATACAGATCATGTAAAAAAATATATTGATTTTGCTGCAGAACATGGATTTGATCAGGTATTGGTTGAAGGCTGGAATGAAGGTTGGGAAGATTGGTTCGATAAGTCAAAAGATTATGTATTTGATTTTTTAACTCCTTACCCTGATTTTGATGTGGAAGAATTAAGAGATTATGCAAAATCAAAAGGCGTGAAATTGATGATGCATCATGAAACTTCAGGTTCCATCAGAAATTATGAGCGCCATATGGATGCTGCATACCAATTTATGGTGGACAACAATTACAATGCTGTAAAAAGTGGATATGTAGGTGATATAATCCCAAGAGGTGAACATCATTATGGTCAATGGGCGGTAAATCATTATTTGTATGCAGTTAAAAAAGCAGGCGAATATGGCGTGATGGTGAATGCTCATGAAGCAGTGCGACCTACTGGTTTACGAAGGACTTACCCCAATTTATTAGCTAATGAATCTGCCAGAGGAACAGAATATGAAGCTTTTGGTGGAAATAATGTAGATCATACTACGATTTTACCATTTACTCGTCAGATTGGAGGGCCAATGGATTATACTCCAGGGATTTTTGAAACCGATATCAGCAAACTAAATCCTAACAATGGGTCAAGAGTGAGAACCACCATTGCAAGACAATTAGCATTATATGTTACCATGTATAGCCCATTGCAGATGGCAGCCGATTTACCCGAGCATTATAATCAACATTTGGACGCTTTTCAGTTTATAAAAGAGGTGCCTGTAGATTGGTCTGAAACGCTGATTTTAGAAGCTGAACCAGGTGATTTTATCACTTATGCTAGAAAAGACAAAAACAGTGAAAATTGGTTTGTAGGAAGAACAAATGATGAGGAAAAAAGGACTTCCAATATAAAATTTGATTTCCTAGAGAAAGGAAAAGATTATGTAGCCACTGTTTATAAAGATGCAAAAGATGCGCATTGGGAAACTAATCCAAAGGCTTACGAAATCATAAAATATAAGGTAAATAGCAAGTCGAAATTATCAGTAGATTGCGTTCCTGGCGGTGGATATGCCATCAGCATAATGGAAGCCGAAAAAGGAGAATTGAAGGGATTGGAGAGGTTGTGA
- a CDS encoding methyltransferase domain-containing protein: MKKVDLSYRSEEEEIMDDLSDDSPSLYRALKELDIINQWLGGNAITLQAVKKIFKTNRQKEWQLADLGCGSGEILLKIAKWCRTQNIQVQLHGFDANPNVIAYAEEHCKGYPEIAFHAENIFSEDFRNRNFDVICCTLFLHHFPQKDLVKLLKQFKVQSERVIINDLHRHSFAYYSIKWITRLFSKSPMVQNDACLSVWRAFTKQDWKEILKLAEIKNYELGWRWAFRWKLVF, translated from the coding sequence ATGAAAAAAGTAGATTTATCCTATCGTTCGGAGGAAGAGGAAATCATGGATGATTTGTCAGATGATAGTCCCTCACTTTATCGTGCCCTAAAGGAATTGGATATCATCAATCAGTGGTTGGGAGGAAATGCCATTACTTTACAAGCAGTTAAAAAAATCTTCAAAACAAATCGTCAGAAAGAATGGCAACTTGCAGATTTAGGGTGCGGAAGTGGAGAAATATTGCTGAAAATTGCTAAATGGTGCAGAACTCAAAATATTCAGGTACAACTGCATGGTTTTGATGCTAATCCTAATGTGATTGCCTATGCAGAGGAGCATTGCAAAGGCTATCCTGAAATAGCATTTCATGCTGAAAATATTTTTTCAGAAGACTTTAGAAATAGAAATTTTGATGTGATTTGTTGCACACTTTTCCTCCATCATTTTCCACAAAAGGACTTGGTCAAATTATTGAAGCAGTTCAAAGTGCAATCAGAGAGAGTGATTATTAATGATTTGCATCGTCACTCATTTGCCTATTATTCCATTAAATGGATTACAAGATTGTTTAGTAAATCTCCAATGGTTCAAAATGATGCATGTCTTTCAGTTTGGAGAGCATTCACTAAACAAGACTGGAAAGAGATTTTAAAATTGGCAGAAATTAAAAATTATGAATTAGGGTGGCGATGGGCTTTTCGGTGGAAGCTTGTTTTTTGA
- a CDS encoding type III polyketide synthase, whose translation MNSFFHEQMSKFLLNIVNQELSMPYINLISPANPEISIAQNDIAGFMQKAMRLNDENSRKLRAIFRMSGIQRRHTVIPDYQFSDDKDWSFYPPLNNGKALPNTGDRMQLFEKHALPLAQKSLEKVFERYEAKEFTHLITVSCTGMFAPGLDIQLIKKTGLNSDIERTSIQFMGCFAAFNALKTAHHIARSEKDAKVLIVCVELCTIHFQSEFSEDNLLANTLFGDGASSVVVSNEKTKDALEMKAFKSVVENDSEQEMAWNIGNLGFEMKLSSYVPEVIAQNIAKLGEELMEKLSLTLKDINQFAIHPGGKRILEAVEKGLKLPSEINASAYKILREFGNMSSPTVLFVLHEMWNKIQPKDKVLSFAFGPGLTMESMLLERVEK comes from the coding sequence ATGAATAGCTTTTTTCATGAACAAATGTCGAAATTTTTGCTTAATATAGTCAATCAAGAATTATCTATGCCATATATTAACCTGATTTCTCCTGCAAATCCAGAAATAAGCATTGCTCAGAATGACATTGCCGGCTTTATGCAGAAAGCCATGCGTTTGAACGATGAAAATAGCCGAAAGTTGAGGGCTATTTTTAGGATGTCAGGTATTCAAAGAAGACATACCGTGATTCCTGATTATCAATTTTCCGATGATAAAGATTGGTCATTTTATCCTCCATTAAACAATGGAAAAGCACTTCCTAACACTGGAGATAGAATGCAGTTATTTGAAAAACATGCTTTGCCTTTAGCTCAAAAAAGCTTAGAAAAAGTTTTTGAGAGATATGAAGCAAAAGAGTTTACACATTTAATTACCGTAAGTTGTACTGGCATGTTTGCGCCTGGACTAGATATTCAACTGATCAAAAAAACAGGGCTGAATTCCGACATTGAACGCACTTCCATTCAGTTTATGGGATGTTTTGCAGCATTTAACGCTTTGAAAACTGCTCATCATATTGCGAGATCTGAGAAGGATGCTAAAGTGCTGATTGTTTGTGTGGAATTGTGTACCATTCATTTTCAGTCTGAGTTTTCAGAAGATAATTTACTGGCGAATACATTATTTGGAGATGGTGCATCTTCGGTTGTGGTCAGTAATGAAAAAACAAAGGATGCACTTGAAATGAAAGCTTTTAAAAGTGTGGTGGAAAATGATTCCGAACAAGAAATGGCCTGGAATATCGGCAACTTAGGTTTTGAAATGAAGCTAAGCAGCTATGTACCGGAAGTTATTGCTCAAAACATTGCTAAATTAGGAGAGGAACTGATGGAAAAGCTTTCCCTAACTTTAAAAGACATTAACCAATTTGCCATTCATCCAGGTGGAAAGAGAATACTAGAGGCAGTAGAAAAAGGATTGAAATTGCCTTCAGAAATTAATGCATCTGCGTATAAGATTTTAAGAGAATTTGGGAATATGTCTTCACCCACTGTGCTTTTCGTCTTGCATGAAATGTGGAATAAAATACAGCCTAAAGATAAAGTCTTGAGTTTTGCATTCGGACCGGGCTTAACCATGGAAAGTATGCTCTTGGAGCGAGTTGAGAAATGA